From a region of the Besnoitia besnoiti strain Bb-Ger1 chromosome I, whole genome shotgun sequence genome:
- a CDS encoding hypothetical protein (encoded by transcript BESB_000060) produces the protein METAPPAASLSSPLSADFACGAGETRARRPASLVSLSDFSRLVGISHFVAGDPADCGASAAAEGEGARRLQAPQKGLAAEETEWRPVAPSEATCAGEGFRGSLKTLFEDFQVYEHSEFPCVCLAAERLCPRCQSGVEDPRRLPLSSPSSPSPAGDVRESEGDARLAEPCSFGCWCKAFGANADDSPLRLPFLVDAHRMRMKRQRQELAEAGGLHISPFFRLTPGAAGEREGGNGGEKEAADVNGTDEAARELPQKGGGRRRLQGEGQKACRVFLSWRFRMSRPSSRASRTARRRTDSTSLRRLFRGAPPAGERGAGGRRRDACRGCRGPKPEGCPGS, from the coding sequence ATGGAGACTGCACCCCCCGCGGCTTCCCTTTCatcgcctctgtctgccgATTTTGCAtgtggcgccggcgagacgcgTGCAAGACGCCCTGCCTCTCTGGTGAGCTTGTCGGACTtttcgcgcctcgtcggcatTTCACACTTTGTCGCGGGAGACCCTGCGGATTGCGGtgcctcggcggcagcggagggcgagggagcccggcggctgcaggcgccgcagaagggcctcgccgcggaggagacagaatGGCGGCCTGTCGCCCCCTCAGAAGCAACCTGCGCTGGCGAAGGGTTCCGCGGCTCTCTAAAGACACTCTTCGAAGATTTCCAGGTGTACGAACACTCCGAATTCCCCTGTGTCTGCCTGGCGGCTGAGCGACTCTGTCCGCGGTGTCAGTCGGGCGTGGAAGATCCCCGCAGACTtcccctctcctcgccttcttcgccgtcgcccgccggaGACGTCCGGGAGAGTGAGGGGGATGCGAGGCTCGCGGAGCCCTGCAGCTTTGGTTGCTGGTGCAAGGCCTTCGGCGCGAATGCAGACGACAgcccgctgcgtctgccctTCCTCGTGGACGCCCACCGCATGCGCATgaagcgacagcgacagGAGCTCGCGGAAGCTGGCGGACTACACATCTCCCCGTTCTTTCGCCTCAcgcccggcgcggcaggcgaacgcgaggGAGGGAACGGCGGCGAGAAAGAGGCGGCTGACGTGAACGGCAcagacgaagcggcgcgcgagctcccgcagaaggggggggggaggcggcgcctgcagggaGAGGGCCAGAAGGCGTGTCGTGTCTTTCTGAGTTGGAGATTCAGAATGTCGAGGCCTTCGTCAAGAGCCTCGCGTACTGCGCGGAGGCGTACAGACAGCACGTCGCTGAGGCGCCTCTTCAGAGGCGCGccccccgccggcgagcgtggcgcgggaggcagaagacgcgatgcatgcagaggctgccGAGGGCCAAAACCCGAGGGATGCCCAGGATCTTGA
- a CDS encoding hypothetical protein (encoded by transcript BESB_000050), with the protein MSSAALPLRLISAQSSDAIHPPRKPFACSLRAPADLSAVSAERFAAAEASAALLEVPPFDYMCLSSPEAARVFARSWRRTLASLLPLLAAGAESQPAATPLAPASPLAPPSSPSVVFRACARSLPAGSIVCVGEGTRRAAEEALLEEFVRMCGLQADPRGGEAETREPEASAHCGPDKGPAEGDDGAGHPAAGERREPPQGVGPTRKCEGGRNAPAVHESDEEKKRALDAVRAFFSSFSPSTATAASLAAELPPRPPLFSLLSEDSRACSGAPSPASGSETLAGADLQRAASRGCLGHLTPGCAYTPHQRLRIAGGPLTFCPCRLQTRVLWPTSALAAEGLSRSLERRKLEELEAGLSEKNVSLSCPESGGADAEGSCRGSVDLPPELAGGATLASASDNQGSLSSLREAAQREQTDAQVAKATRREGDACEAGEAAEASAQQAEVLWPSLPLFQVNRLNVYTTVQRMLSLGDREALLDALKVTVGEEVAESRASGDTPAGATRCAAATCEDAEAEENGEAEEAETERVTSPESVATSETYGEQREAWASSAADSAAAEAPQGRAGAAGREAQRKRREEELERDRACGGETHLACIMFGSPSAVWSWVANGLPLSHASLSAPVIPSYTAIHAGAKQLTLDSLQAEPGARAFSASEEASTEPGGSQSARRGDKRVASTEADFLKLLEACKNSLLEGREVAQRRQGEAQRLIAVAIGPTTAAAARQAGFAKVVSASRPGVSGWAGALLQAVSDHRRLKEVRGPWGAACEGREGEAKAEKTANEYRAGRRSDDSADGGVASFAGNVRVLVVLTREEGKNMELVSALEATEGVTLEFASLSSASVEASDRRPPTEDRPRNLSLSGAFSPNPAPLGPGARRGGAGPGQESVLEEQQPRLQSEDRETLGGEKKGADGGKENVEGGSDKKTVALKVLEVPLLRTESTRGIFKRAQSVLEAYVAANAFSQVVSAKPA; encoded by the exons ATGTCTTCCGCGGCtttgcctcttcgcctcaTCTCGGCTCAGTCCTCCGACGCCATCCACCCGCCCCGGAAGCCGTTCGCCTGCTCTCTACGGGCGCCCGCTGACCTCTCTGCTGTGTCTGCTGAGCgtttcgccgcagcggaagcctctgctgcgctgctggaggTGCCTCCTTTCGACTATatgtgtctctcttcgccggaggccgcgagggtcttcgcgcggagctggcggcgcacgctggcgtctctccttcccttgctggctgcaggcgcggagtcTCAGCCTGCGGCCACGCCTCTcgcccccgcctcgcccctcgcccccccTTCGAGTCCCTCTGTAgtcttccgcgcctgcgcgcgcagcctccccgCGGGCTCCATCGTTTGCGTCGGCGaaggcacgcggcgcgccgcggaggaggcgcttctgGAGGAGTTCGTCCGCATGTGCGGCCTCCAGGCCGACccccgaggcggcgaggcagagaccCGCGAGCCCGAGGCAAGCGCGCATTGCGGGCCTGACAAGGggcccgcggagggcgacgacggggcTGGACAtccggcggccggcgagaggagagagccgccgcagggagTAGGCCCCACGCGAAAATGCGAGGGGGGGCGAAACGCCCCAGCTGTGCATGAGTctgacgaggagaagaaacggGCCCTAGACGCGGTGCGggccttcttttcttccttctcgccttccactgccaccgcggcgagcctcgcggcagaactgcctccgcggccgccgctgttTTCTCTGCTCTCGGAAGACTCGAGGGCATGCTCAGGCGCGCCCTCCCCGGCCTCCGGCAGCGAAacgctcgcgggcgctgatttgcagcgcgcggcctcgcgcgggtgTTTGGGCCACTTAACTCCCGGATGTGCGTACACTCCGCATCAGCGTCTCCGCATCGCAGGCGGCCCGCTGACGTTCTGTCCCTgccggctgcagacgcgcgtcTTGTGGCCTACCTCGGCGTTGGCCGCGGAAGGGCTCTCCAGGAGCTTGGAGCGAAGGAAGCTGGAGGAGCTTGAGGCGGGTTTGTCTGAAAAAAACGTCTCTCTGTCGTGCCCAGAgtcaggcggcgccgacgccgagggcagCTGCCGAGGGAGTGTAGACCTCCCTCCAGAGCTGGCGGGGGGCGCCACGCTCGCCTCGGCCTCAGACAACCAGGGCTCCCTCTCGTCGTTGcgtgaggccgcgcagcgagagcaaACCGATGCGCAagtcgcgaaggcgacgcgcagagagggcgacgctTGCGAAGCtggggaggccgcggaggcgagcgcacaGCAAGCTGAAGTCCTCTGGCCTTCACTGCCGCTCTTCCAGGTGAATCGGCTGAACGTGTATACCACGGTGCAGCGGATGCTTTCCCTGGGagaccgcgaggcgcttcttGACGCTCTCAAGGTGACCGTCGGGGAGGAAGTCGCCGAGTCGAGGGCCAGCGGAGACActccggcgggcgcgacgcgctgcgcagcggccacctgtgaggacgccgaggcggaggagaacggggaggcagaggaggcggagacggagagagtGACAAGCCCCGAATCTGTTGCAACTAGCGAGACGTACGGGGAGCAGCGTGAGGCGTGGGCGTCTAGCGCGGCggacagcgccgcagccgaggcgccgcagggccgagcgggcgcagcagggagggaggcgcagagaaaaaggcgagaagaggaatTGGAGAGGGACAGAGCGTGTGGTGGCGAAACGCACCTCGCATGCATCATGTTTGGAAGCCCCTCCGCGGTGTGGAGCTGGGTCGCCAAcggcctccctctctctcacgCGAGTCTCAGCGCGCCAGTGATTCCGTCGTATACGGCGATTCATGCGGGGGCGAAGCAGTTGACGCTAGACTCTCTGCAGGCCGAGCCAGGCGCGCGTGCCTTCTCGGCCTCTGAGGAGGCGTCGACGGAGCCGGGAGGTTCGCAGAGtgcgagaagaggagatAAGCGTGTGGCCTCCACGGAGGCAGACTTCTTGAAGCTACTGGAGGCGTGCAAAAACAGTCTCCTAGAGGGGCGCGAGGTTGCGCAAAGGAGACAGGGAGAAGCTCAAAGGCTCATCGCCGTCGCCATCGGCCCGAcgactgccgcggccgcccggCAGGCAG GGTTTGCAAAGgttgtctccgcctctcgccctggCGTGTCAGGGTGGGCGGGAGCCCTCCTTCAAGCCGTCAGCGACCACCGGCGACTGAAGGAAGTTCGCGGGCCAtggggcgccgcgtgcgagggacgcgagggcgaggcgaaagcCGAAAAGACAGCAAACGAATAccgcgcaggacggcgaagcgacgacagtgctgacggcggcgtcgcgagcTTCGCTGGAAACGTCCGCGTGCTTGTCGTGTTGACTAGAGAAGAAGGCAAAAACATGGAGTTGGTGAGTGCACTGGAGGCAACTGAGGGCGTCACGCTGGAGTTTGCCAGTCTCTCCAGCGCTTCCGTCGAAGCCTCAGACCGAAGGCCCCCGACCGAGGACCGTCCTCGCAATCTGTCTTTGTCGGGGGCCTTCTCTCCGAATCCGGCACCTCTGGGCcccggcgcgcgtcgaggcggcgccggtccCGGTCAGGAGTCTGTCTTGgaagagcagcagccgcgcctgcagagcgagGACAGAGAGACCCTGGGAGGTGAGAAGAAGGGGGCGGACGGAGGAAAGGAGAACGTTGAAGGCGGAAGTGATAAAAAGACGGTCGCTTTGAAGGTTCTCGAAGTTCCTCTCCTTCGAACTGAGTCCACACGCGGCATCTTCAAACGAGCTCAGTCCGTCCTCGAGGCCTACGTGGCCGCGAATGCGTTTTCGCAGGTCGTCTCAGCGAAACCTGCATAA
- a CDS encoding hypothetical protein (encoded by transcript BESB_000040), with product MEDEPSSGVSPTFQAGSGSRRKRLRAALAFEDPSPASSSFLQERKERRRRERGPPPAQGDLADPVSRPPHSPGPAGQSGAQLGTAPTAPGSTQARSGHCGAGVSPESPLTTGRRRGGLQAAPVSSRLRSGRPCAAELEAERGSGEEKSFVSARKRKLLSAELAHELDGPSVTRMTPARRRAPSGPQAKRRKRGVAKAPATTRRGGRAWRSSGVGGDGEGEDPQEEVKGKSASWKRAGSDEVLQPAEEGSPAQGHEDGAGGGAVSSSELLCLLSLRSRSSRRKEGEPGSCSSSSSMCSPPRTHRGRRRAGAGVSQLDRERVSESEGSSARARSGRRRREEEQKEGDEAGAGDDGAPPSPAEDANDVQSEKSEKTRSTSRRRTRVKKAPTNAAPREHEEEGDGPDATEDAEGDTKTPAGDQEVDRQAMSEREYLDPSLEGDSGDVKHEGVNVKDTSRGDAGLLRSQSSGAARSPSFAPPPMSSSSASAGRSASPPDTDPSLAEPFCSPCCSPSLLYISPVRAHAPTPGPPSLVPSPRQARLLRAGGGPAEPRDECQRRSSGGLASQGTLSAFGRGGEGGALGAARGALSGDLGGRRGEQESARYQTPKPYAKSQEEDFEGLIAREASEEAKAFLSQKKTRRRNLPAVAACRGAPSRSFPSAVATALSGQPLPPPLSPFDGPLGAGAEGIERRGRRQRMTARPMAGRDAAGLGTAEAADARFPCAQGHSEEDGDFDDLGSPCLPYSREEEEAKALFPHPRRQAMKILCSSARSSISRLSVSSRRGFSPCAAVGVGPPDLWNASPCAGDSYHLEASGRISAFSSFPSSPSSAHVYWSSASPTLLGAGAPGSYFGASSSLDLSTSSQMSTSSASSSVIFARPVLVKPGDGDYSPAGDADEGSVQSRGRSRRGSRKKHAPVKASCASPSARTSKGGCVFRLPSPLSRGGRGAGVAAGAAADEPEGAGVFSSAPCAAPLHPRQLPLLASLSRGGPPLGLPACLAASGAAGLASQNASASLRNPLSSENMLLSASWGVSFHRSTTRAYGAASGSLLGSATPGAAGGAIPQSSPLVRRARRLSEGEEGAGSDALGLGKKQLSAAPGAPSCGDARKERDAGGAPLSKFFEAEEGEEGKDPKDSVGRDENAEVKRKPAGSRSSGKA from the coding sequence ATGGAAGATGAGCCGTCTTCCGGGGTGTCTCCTACGTTCCAGGCCGGCTCGGgctcgcggaggaagcgcctCCGGGCTGCGCTTGCCTTCGAGGACCCttcgcccgcctcgtcgtcctttCTCCAGGAGCGgaaagagcggcggcggcgcgagcggggcCCTCCTCCGGCCCAAGGGGATCTCGCCGACCCCGTgagccgcccgccgcacTCGCCCGGCCCGGCGGGCCAGTCTGGAGCCCAACTGGGGACagcgccgaccgcgccgggatccacgcaggcgcggagcggGCACtgtggcgcaggcgtctctccGGAGTCTCCTTTGACGACGGGCcgacggcggggcggcctgcaggcggctcCGGTGAGCTCTCGATTGCGCTCGGGGCGGCCGTGTGCagcggagctcgaggcggagaggggcAGCGGTGAAGAGAAAAGTTTTGTTTccgcgcggaagcggaaATTGCTTTCTGCCGAACTTGCACACGAACTCGACGGGCCGTCTGTCACGCGGATGACCCCTGcaaggcgacgagcgccgtcgggcccgcaggcgaaacggaggaagcgcggcgtTGCaaaggcgcccgcgacaactcgaagaggaggacgagcttggagaagcagcggagTAGGGGGTGATGGGGAGGGCGAAGACCCCCAGGAGGAGGTAAAGGGAAAGAGCGCGTCGTGGAAACGCGCTGGCAGCGACGAGGTGCTGCAGCCAGCAGAGGAGGGCAGTCCCGCGCAGGGGCACGAGGACGGTGCTGGAGGGGGGGCCGTTTCTTCCTCGGAGTTGCTCTGTCTGCTTTCACTGCGGAGTCGCAGCAGTCGGCGGAAAGAAGGCGAACCGGGGTCTtgttcctcctcttcctccatgtgttcgccgcctcgcactCACAGgggcagaagacgcgccggcgccggcgtctctcaACTGGACAGAGAGCGAGTTtcagagagcgaaggaagcagcgcgcgtgcgaggtcagggcgcagaaggcgcgaagaggagcagaaagagggcgacgaggcgggcgcgggggacGACGGCGCTCCTCCGTCACCTGCTGAAGATGCCAACGACGtgcagagcgagaaaagcgaGAAAACAAGAAGCACTTCGAGACGAAGAACGCGggtgaagaaggcgccgaccaatgcagcgccgagggaacacgaagaagagggagacgggCCGGACGCGACAGAAGATGCCGAGGGAGACACCAAGACCCCCGCCGGAGACCAAGAGGTGGATCGCCAGGCAATGTCCGAGAGAGAATACCTCGATCCCTCCCTCGAAGGTGACTCTGGAGACGTGAAGCATGAGGGCGTTAACGTCAAAGACACGTCGCGCGGGGATGCGGGTCTGCTGCGTTCGCAATCGTCGGGCGCCGCCAGATCGCCTTCCTTTGCGCCTCCGCCAatgtcttcttcgtctgcctctgcgggtcgctcggcgtctcccccAGACACGGATCCGTCCCTCGCCGAGCCCTTCTGCTCGccctgctgctcgccttcgcttctgtACATCTCGCCGGTGCGGGCCCACGCGCCGACTCCGGGGCCCCCGTCCCTCGTGCCCTCTCCGCGGCAagcgcggctcctccgcgcgggtGGGGGGCCGGCGGAGCCCAGAGACGAGtgccagcggcgcagcagcggaggcctGGCGTCGCAGGGCACGCTGAGCGCCTTCGGCCGcgggggagagggcggagctttgggcgcggcccgcggcgcgctcagCGGGGACCTGGGGGGTCGAAGGGGTGAGCAGGAGAGTGCGCGCTATCAGACGCCGAAGCCGTATGCAAAGAGCCAGGAGGAAGATTTTGAGGGGCTGATTGCGCGCGAGGCTTCAGAGGAGGCCAAGGCGTTTCTTAgccagaagaagacgcgccggcggaatttgccggccgtcgcggcctgcagggGTGCGCCAAGCAGGAGTTTCCCCTCTGCGGTAGCGACGGCTCTGTCGGGCCAGCccctgcctccgcccctGTCTCCGTTCGACGGCCCgctgggcgcgggcgcggagggcatCGAGCGCCggggaaggagacagcggatGACTGCGCGGCCGATGGCGGGGAGGGACGCAGCAGGACTGGggacggcagaggcggcagacgcgaggtTTCCGTGTGCGCAGGGGCACAGCGAAGAGGATGGCGACTTTGACGATCTGGGGTCGCCCTGTCTGCCCTactcgcgcgaggaagaagaagcgaaggcgctcTTTCCCCACCCGAGGCGTCAAGCGATGAAGATTTTGTGTTCGTCTGCGCGAAGCAGCATCAGCCGGCTCAGCGTCAGCAGTCGGCGAGGGTTTTCGCCTTGCGCGGCGGTGGGGGTCGGTCCCCCCGACCTGTGGAATGCGTCTCCGTGTGCTGGCGACAGCTACCACTTAGAGGCGTCTGGACGTATCtcggccttctcctcgtttccgtcgtcgccgagctCTGCGCACGTCTActggagcagcgcgagccccacgctcctcggcgcgggcgcgccgggaTCGTACTttggcgcctcctcgtctctggATCTGAGCACCAGCAGCCAGATGTCGACCTCGTCGGCCTCGTCCTCCGTCATCTTTGCTCGTCCGGTCCTCGTGAAGCCCGGCGATGGAGACTActcgcccgcgggcgacgcggatgAAGGCAGCGTGCAGTCTCGCGGTCGCTCCAGGCGGGGCTcaagaaaaaaacacgccCCCGTGAAAgcctcgtgcgcctcgcccagTGCGCGAACCAGCAAAGGCGGGTGTGTCTTTCGGCTgccctctccgctctcgcgcggagggaggggcgccggcgtcgccgcgggcgcggccgccgacgagccCGAGGGCGCTGGGGTCTTTTCTAGCGCGCCTtgcgccgcccccctgcaTCCTCGCCAGCTGCCTCTCTTGGCGTCCCTGTCTCGCGGCGGGCCGCCGCTGGGGCTCCCTGCTTGTCTGGCAGCTAGTGGCGCAGCGGGCCTCGCTTCGCAAaacgcctccgcgtctcttcgcAATCCGCTCTCGAGCGAAAATAtgctcctctctgcttcgtgGGGAGTGAGTTTCCACCGGTCGACCACGCGCGCCTACGGAGCGGCATCTGGCTCGCTTTTGGGCTCTGCAACGCCCGGGGCCGCCGGAGGGGCGATCCCGCAGTCTTCGCCCCTCGtccggcgcgcccggcgtctctcagaaggcgaggagggcgcaggcagcgacgcgttGGGCCTCGGAAAGAAGCAGCTTTCAGCGGCTCCGGGCGCGCCCAGCTGTGGGGACGCGCGgaaagagcgagacgcaggagggGCTCCGTTGAGCAAGTTTttcgaggcagaggagggagaagagggcaAAGATCCGAAAGACAGTGTTGGGAGAGACGAGAACGCGGAGGTGAAACGAAAGCCCGCAGGAAGTCGGTCTTCCGGGAAGGCCTGA